The following is a genomic window from Streptomyces lincolnensis.
CCGGGGCTGCTGCCCCTCACGCACGTCCGTCCGCACCCTCAACCTGCCCTGCACGACGACCGGATCGCCCACGTTGAGCGAGGCCGTCGCATTGGTGGCCAGCTGCCGATTGGCCCACACCGTGAAGAAGTTGGTGTGGCCGTCCGTCCACACGTTCTTCTCGCGGTCCAGGTAGCGGGCGGTCACCGCCAGCCGGAACCGCGTGGACGCCCCCGTCGCGAGCTCCCGGTACACCGGCTGCGTGGCCACATTGCCCACCACCGCGACCATGGTCTCGTTCATCTCGAACCCCTCCCTCTCCCGGCCGCCGGGGCCGGGCGGACACACGTACGGGCCCGTCCCGTACGGCTGCTTCCGTCTTCGTCACGACCGCGTCCGCCGCGATCACGTGAAGCCAGACTGCCTCCGCCGGGCCGAGCCCGCCGAGCCCTGTGGACCACCGCCCCACCTGTGGATATCTCCGTCACCCGTACGAGGGAATCACCCCTACGAGGGACCCGGGCGCCGGCCCGTCGGGGCCCCCGGGTCAGACCCCCGCCCGGGGCACACCCTCGTCCGGGTCACACCCCCACCACCCGCCCGTACTGCTCCCGCACTTCCCGGTACCGCAGCAACTCCGCCGCCACCGGATCCAGCACCCGCGCCCGCCCACACCCCGCGGCCGCCTCCCGAAGCCGCCGCTCGGCCTCCGTGCCGTAGCGCCGGGCGGGCCCTCGTGCCGCGATCCGGCAGCTCCACTCGACGAGCGGGCCGCCGACGATGCCGGCCACCATCAGCAGCACCGGAACCCCCAGGTTCGGCGCCATGAACCCGATGATCTGCCCCAACAGCCACAGCCCGCCGAGGACTTGGAGGACTGTCATGGACGCCTGCGCCAGCACGGCCGCCGGCCACCAGCCCGGCCGCGGCGGCCGTCCCGGAGGCAGTCCGGCCCGCACCGCCAGCTCGTCCAGCGCCTCGGGCAGTCCCTGTGAACCGCGTACGGCCGCTTCCCGCACCGCCTGGGCCCACGGCGCCGGCAGCCCGGTCGAGGCCCGCTCGGCGAGCGTGCGCACCGCCTGCTCGACCCGCTGGCGCGCGGTGGCCTCCTCGTCCGCCTGGGCGCGCAACAGCACCCGTCCCGTGGCGGGTTCACGCCGGTCCTCGTACCAGCGCCACAACCGCAGCCAGGGCGTCCCGCACGCCCGTCCGGCGTTGCGCAGCCACGCGCGCTCGGCCGCCTCGCCCGCCGCGGTGGCGCCCACCGCCTCCGCGAGCCGGGCGGCGAACTCGTCCCGCGCCTCCTCGCTCAGCCCGGTGCGCCGCCCGGTGGCGTAGACGGGCCGCAGCCGCCACGCGGCGGCGTCCACATCGGCCGCGATCCGCCGCGCCGGGGCCCCGCGCTCCGCCACGAACTGGCCGAGCGCCTCCCGGAGTTCACCGATGCCGTCCCCGGTGAGCGCGGACAGCGCGAGCACGGTCGCGCCCGGTTCGCCGTATTCCCCGAGCGCGATCCCGTCCTCGTCGAGCAGCCGCCGCAGATCGTCGAGGACCTGTTCGGCGGCCTCCCCGGGCAGCCGGTCGATCTGGTTGAGGACGACGAACATGATCTCCGCGTGGCCCGCCATCGGCCGCAGATAGCGCTCGTGCAGGACGGCGTCGGCGTACTTCTCGGGATCGACGACCCAGATGACCGCGTCCACCAGCGCCAGGATCCGGTCCACCTGCTCGCGGTGCTGCACGGCCGCCGAGTCGTGGTCGGGCAGGTCGACCAGCACGAGCCCGCGCAACTGCGCCTCCGACTGCGCGCTCTGCACCGGCCGCCGCCGCAGTCGCCCCGGGACGCCCAGCCGGTCGATGAGGGTCGCCGCCCCGTCGCTCCAACTGCACACGATGGGCGCCGCCGTGGTGGGCCGTCGTACGCCCGTCTCCGAAATGGTCACCCCGGCCAGCGTGTTGAACAGCTGGGACTTGCCGCTCCCGGTCGCGCCCGCGATCGCGACGACGGTGTGCTGCCCGGACAGCCGCCGCCGCGCCGCCGCCTCGTCCAGCACCCGGCCCGCCTCGGAGAGCGTCCGGCTGTCCAGCCGCGTACGCGAGAGCCCCACCAGTTCGCGCAGCGCGTCGAGCCGGGAGCGCAGGGGACCGTCGTAGGCCAGCGGGGTCACCGTCTGGGGGGCGGACGCCCTGGTCTCCAGTACGACGGGCTGCGCGGCGGCGGTCTCCTCGGTGACGCGACGCGCGATGAGGCCGTCGTCCCAGGAGCCCTCGGACTCCGCCTTCACGCGCGCGTGGCGGCCGTCCGAGCGCTCCTCGGTCCGTGCGGGCTCCTCGGGCACCGTGTCGCCGGCGGGCTTGTCCCCCGCCGCGCCGCGGTCCACATCGCCGTCCGCATTGCTGTCCGCATTGCTGTCCGCTTCGGCATCCCCGGGACCGTCGCCCTCGGACGCACCCTCCGCGGACGCGGTTTCGGAGACATCGTCGGATACGGCGTCCTCGGCCGGCGCGGGCCCGGAATCACCGACGCCCGCGTGATCCGCGTGATCCGCGCGATCGGGATGATCCGTGGGTTCCGTGTGGTCCTGGTCCTGGTCTGTGACGGCGGTCACCGGTCACCTCTCCTTCTGCAGCACGGACAGCGCGGCGATGAGTTCGGCCTGGGGCTCGGGGTGGACTTCCAGCGCGTCGAGGGGGGCGAGGCGGCGTTCGCGTTCGGCGTGCATGACCCGGTCGAGATGGTCGGCGAGCAGCCGCCCGCCCCGGTCACGCAGCCGCAGCGCCCCGTGCGCGCCGATCCGTTCGGCGAGCCCCTCCCCGCCGGGCCGGGCCCGGCGGCCGCCCAGCAGCGCGGTGGCGACGAGCGCGGCGATCACCTCGGGATCCGGCGCGACAGAGCGGTCGAGGTCGCGGATCTCCTCCTCGGCGAACTCCTCCAGCTCCCGCCGCCACCGCCGTACGGCCATCCCGATCCGGTGCTCGGCGCTCTCCAGGGACGGATCCCGGCCGCTCAACTCCGGGGCGTCGGCCGCCGGTTCGCGCCGCCAGGCCTCGTCGATGCGCTCGTCGGCGGCGGTGATCGCGCACAGCAGGAGCGCGCCCAGACTCTCCACCAGGGCGTCGAGCAGCTCGCTCGCGGTGCAGTCGAGCGGGAAGGCCCGCCAGCGCTTGAGCGCGTCCCCGGCGAGCACGGCCCCGGTCTGCAAGCGCCCCCGCACGCGCGCGTACTCGCTGTCGTACGCCGAGTCGACGGCGGAGGTGAGCCGCAGGGCGGCCGCGTACTGCGCGGCGGCGGCGCCTGCCAGCTCGGGCATCCGGGACTTGAGCGAGTCCAGGACGCCGTACGCCGTGCGCGCCAGGGAGTGCTGACGGGCCGCCGGATCCTGCGCCTGCTGGACGAGCCAGGTGCGCAGCGAGGCCACGGCGGTGGCGGGCAGCAGCCCGCCGCCCCAGGCCGACTCGGGCAGCTCGGGCACGGTGAAGCGGGGCACGTCACCGAGTCCGGCCTTGGTGAGCAGCGCTCCGTACTGGCGCGAGACCTCGGAGACGACCTGGTGGGGCACCCGGTCCAGGACGGTCACGAGGGTGGCCCGGTACTCCTTGGCGGTGCGCAGCAGATGCCAGGGCACGGCGTCGGCGTAACGGGCGGCCGTGGTCACCATCACCCAGATGTCGGCGGCGCAGATCAGTTCGGCGGCGAGGACACGGTTGTCCGCGACGAGGGAGTCGATGTCGGGCGCGTCCAGGAGGGCGAGGCCGGGTGGCAGGGTGTCGGCGGTCTCGATCCGCAGCACGCGCGCGGGGTTCTCGCCAGGCAGCAGGAGCTCGTCATCGGGCTCCTGTTGGGGCACCCACACGCGGGTGAGGTCGGGCAGCACCCGCATGCCGCTGAACCAGTGATGGTCCTCCGGATGGCAGACGAGCACGGGGGTGCGTGTGGTCGGCCGCAGCACGCCCGCCTCGCTCACCCGCCGTCCCACAAGAGAGTTGACGAGCGTCGACTTGCCGGCCCCGGTGGAACCGCCCACCACGGCCAGCAGCGGCGCTTCGGGCTGTCTCAACCGGGGCACCAGATAGTCGTCGAGCTGGGCGAGCAGTTCGTCGCGGTTGGCACGCGCGCGTGGCGCACCCGCCAGGGGCAGCGGAAAGCGTGCGGCGGCGACACGGTCGCGCAGGGCGGAGAGTGCGTCGAGCAGCTGAGGCCGTACGTCCAAGGTCACCACATGCGAAGAATGCCCAATTTTAGGGGAATTCTGAAGCATATGAGCATGTCTGCGCGCCGACGGAACACAAGGGACGGAAGGGGCGACTGGGACAGAGGCACAGTCCAGGCATAACGAGTGCACAACACCCGGGGCGCAAGACGCCAAAAGCGGTGCACGATTCGTACCTGCCTGCGATTATCAGGACCGCTTCACCGAACCTCCACATCGAGCCACGGAGGCGAAGCAACAGGGACAAGGATGCGGGAGCCCTATCCTTGTCCCCGGCAACGTCACGGAACCGCCCACACCCGGGCACCCACGACAGCGGCCACACACCGGCCCCCGTAGCTCAGTGGATAGAGCAGGCGCCTTCTAAGCGCTTGGCCGCAGGTTCGAGTCCTGCCGGGGGCGCAAGTCTCGGCCCTCCCATCGGGAGGGCGTTTTTGCTGCTCAGAGCCGGTATAGCTGGGCACGACGAAGCCCCGGGCACTCCCCTGGCGATCAAGGGAGCACTCCGGGGCCGTCCGGTTGTCACCGGGTTTTTGCGGGTGGCCGTGTCGAATACGTGTCGAAGTTCTTTGGCCGAAGATCAACCAGCGTCGGGCAGTTCGGGGAGGTCTCCGGCGGCTTCAAGGCGCTTCTTCAGATCCGGCAGTTGCCCATCGACACACCGGGCGTAGGTGGCGAGCAGCACAGGCACGCTGTTGCCGGCCCACTCGGCCACCTGCGCGGGCGGGATCCCGTCGTTCAGCCATTTGGTGAGGCGGGTGTGTCGGATGTCGTACACGCGTTTGCCGGTCGGCGAGTCGAAGACGTGCGGAGCCAGGACCGTCTGACGAGCGCTACGCCAGGCTCGTCGGATCACTGAGCCCGCCAGGATGCCGCCGTTCTCGCCCTGGAACAGAAGCGCGTTCTCCCAGGAGGAGTTTCCCGAGCTGCTGGCCCGTCGGCCGGCGTAGTCCGACACGTGAGGCATCAAGGACGCAACCAGGCGCGTCGGTGCCGCGCGACGGCGTAGATGCGTTCCACTTGATCAGGCGTCAGCTTGCCGGTGAGAGGCGCCAGGGCTGAGACCTCGCGCTCCTGGTAGATCCGTACGGTGTACTGCGTGGCCGCGCGGTGCAGTGCGGTGATCCCGACGAAGACGAGGACCGGTTCCACCGGGACGGGGAACCCGCAGTGCCGTTCCAGCACGCCTTGGACGTAGGCCGCTTCCGCCTTACTGGCCGCCGCGTACGGGACGGGTTGCCCGTTGTTGACCTTGGCCATGGTGTCCCCGACCCAGACCGAGGCACCTTGGTGGTGCTTGGTGTTGATGGCGAACACGCCACCGGGGCCGATCAATAAGTGATCGATGTCCCCGCCGTTGGACTTGGGCACCCCGTGCAACACCCGCCAACCGTGCGCGGTAAGACGTTGCAGCTCCCGTCCCACGCGCCGTTCACCCGCAAGGCCGGTGTACCAGCTGTCCCATTCCGAAGGGCGGCGAAGCATCCTCGACCAGAGCCGGTCGGCCGCCGACGGACCACGAGCGGCGATCGTCTCCAGTACGGCCGCGCCGGGACGGTTCTCCGCCAAGTCGTCGGCAACAGTGAGATCCGGCAGAGGGGTCGGCCGATCACGCTGGGGCGGCACGCTGCGCACATCGGACCGCGGATGCGACCTTCCAGCAGACGGCGCTACCGCCGCCGGGCCGGACTGCTGCGAGGGAGGACGTATCGTCGCCGAGTCACCGAGATACCTCCGCAGCAGAGCCACAGCCTCGCGCCGATACTTCTCAACCTTGATCGTGATGACCTTCGTCGGCCGATCCGCCCACGCAACGGCGGTCCCGTCGGGCAGATTCACATAAAGCCGATCCTTGCCGTGCCGCTTCCACGAGTTCACCGTGAGATGGCTCATGGGCGCCCCCCATGCGTGTCGTCCCCAAACACATGGGAGCAGCCGATCACGCACCCGGCAAGAACGCGTTGCGGTCAGAGTTTCCCTACGTCTATCAAGGCTCGCTGCGCTCGCTCGGCCGGTGGGCAACGGCGCTCTTCGATCGCTGGCCGCGACTCCCGCCCAAGCGCATCAACGGCCGCTTCCGGCTCGCATGCCGCCGCCACCACGATCCGGCCTCGGAGAGGGAAAAGAACAACAGCTGCCAAACCCCAACGCTCCCGTTTCAGGGGCCATCACGCACCCCTTTCCACCCAGTTGCCTACACACGTAGGTCGGATCACCGAGGGCCGCGCAAGCGCGGCGGCGCCGGCCGGTCGCCGCCGCGCCGCCTCCATGTCTCCGCCACCGGCCGCGCCGCGCCGCCCGTCCGTCGCCACACGCAGCGGCCACATACCAACACGGGCACGGGGGCAGATGTGATCCCCAACGGTGCACGTAAAAGACGCTTTGTGCTACCGAAAGAGGCCGGATCGTGGTGGCGGCGGCACGCGGACCGACGCTGCCAGATACGCAGGCGTTCGAGCGGCGCGACGAGTCGGCGCCAAGCCACCGGCCGGACGGCGGACGCGGCCGTCAAGGAGGGGAAACCCGACGTGGCCGGGGTGATCGACTCCGTGACTTTAGCCAGCCACTTTGGGGGGAGCCTCGAAGATCATGGCCCCAACGTCGTGCTTTAACCTCGATCTTTCGTGACGGTCCACCGACGTAGTCGGTGGACCGTCACGAAAGATCGAGGTTAGGGGCCAGCCCCCGGCACACTTCAAGCATGACTGCAGAGCAGGCGACCGTGATCGCCGCCTTGATAGGTGTCGTGGGTGTGCTTGCTGGCGTCTGCTTCGGGCGTTGGCAGGTTCGGGACGAGGCGGTAGTGGAGCACGAGCAATGGCTCCGAGGGCAACGGCAGGAAGCCTTTACAGTTCTTCTCGCTTCCTGGGACGCAAGCATCTTGAAACTTATCGATCTACCACCCTCAAACGACGAGGAGTGGGATCATCGGGAGGCCACATACGAGGGCGATCTAATCGAGGCGACGGAAGAGTACATCTGGAACAAGTCCCTCAAGATCAAGGGGGACCTCGACCAGCCCCTTGAGCGAGTACAACTGCTGGGTCCCAACATCGTTGATGCGGCATGTGTCGCCCTCGCCGGCACGGCGGAGACGGTAGTCCAAAAAGTTCGTCAGGTCCGGTTTCCGCTGGACGAAGCAGCCACTGAGGAACTGGACGAGCTGCGAGAACGCGCCGATGCAGCACGCACAGTGTTCTTCAACGCCGCTCGCCAGGTAATCCACACCCCGCCGAGCCCAAGGCAGAGAAAGTGGATCTTCGGACGGATAGCATGATGCGCCTCGGCTCCTCGCTGCGATACAGCAATGAAGTACAGCAACCGCAACGACCACTTCGGTGCAAGGGCAACCGCCCCTGACCCATGCACGCTCCATACGACCGTCAATGACCGCTCCACACAGAGCTACGGATCAGAAGGTGCCCGTGCCCCTGCCGTGCCCGATCGACCGGCAATTGGCGGGGAACCACGGTGGTTGACGGACAGAGCACACGAGAACGGCCCCCGACCGAGTTACCTGGTCGGGGGCCGCTGGGGTTTGAACCCACGGTGACTTGCGCCACAACGGTTTTCGAGATCGATGAATGTCGACACCAGACGAAGGCTTGCCTCGGCCATTGAGACTCCACCAACCTACGAAGCAAGGCCTGTTGGCCAGCCTAATCCGTGTTGGCATGGTAGAGAACTACGATGTCTGACACCGACACGGCCGCGCCGACACCACCACCCTCGCCCTTAATTATAAGAATGTTCTTGGATTCTCTGACCGCGTGAGCGTCTAAGACTTCATGCCACGAACGAAGCGCATCCAAGTCTGACCGCGATTCTAGCGAGAAGTTGATTGAAAGCCCGGGGTTGTCGTTTATCTGCATGGTGAGGGATATGTTCCCAGACATCGCCACCTTGAACATCAGAACGGACTTCCGTTCAGGGTCCAGATCGGGCAAGTCGAAGGTGCGCGTGGTTCTGTTGCTGGTCGAATCTGGTAGACGAAAAGCGTCGTCTGTACCTCCAACAGCAACGAATTGGGCGAACTGCGCCATTGATCGCTCCCCTTACTTCGATTGGAGGCCGAGCCGTCGTAGGCAACGGCGGACCGCGGAGTTGCCCTGCGGCAGTGCCTCTGGGCGCGGCAAGTCTCGAATCTACTCGCACGAGAGGGCCCCCAACAGGGGCCACGCGGGCCCAATTGAGGAAACGAGACGCTTCACAGCCCTAGCTGCACAACAGTGAATTATAGTAGCCACAGCGGTCCGTCTCGCCTCTATAATGCCGATTGGCAACCCGGCGGCGACTCGTGTAGTCGGGAGTATCCTTCTGACATAAGCCGCGGATTAGAAACTCTCACATTCGAGTCCTATCGAGCACGCCAGTCAAGGCCCTCCGTGGATCATCCAGGGAGCCTCTCGCCTGCAGGGCAGTATCTCGCAACTTCAACTTGTGCATCCTGAGCTACGAAGCCACTCACAGGCCACACGACGCTCAACCCCCTCTTTGGATCGCACGGGTAGATCAATAATTCTGCACCTAAAAGTAACAAGAAGCGCTCAGAAGGTTGACACTATCTTTAACTGAGTGCAGCCTTGGGTCGCTCAAGCTAGGCAAAATCTAATTGGAAGGTGAAAAATGGATCAGGAAGCTGTTGGTGCTGCAACTCCGGAGGTCGGAACCGAGATAAAATTCCCTGGCAATGTACTTAGGGTTCGCTATTCTATCGGGGCGTATATGCGGTGGGACGAACCTGGCCGATTCGGCGTTGTAGCGCAGCGAACAATCGGGCTTGCGCCTCCTGCACCCCAATGGCCAAATGTCTGCACTCCAACGCGGCTTCTCGACCTAATGGGCTACGCCACGACGGGATCTGACGGTTCGACGATCATACATGTGCGTAACTTCGTCTGCTGGGACGAATGGAAGATTGCGTCAGAAGACGAGGTCTGGGTTACAGCTACGGTCCGGTCCGACGATCCCGTGTTCTTAACTCATGTGGTTCAGGTGCCGCCACCCGTGCTGCCCGGTCCACCACCACCGCCGACCGAGGTCGACCTACAGATACGGATCTTTTCCTGGGATGGAGCCGGACAGCCCAAGCCAAATGTCAATTTCACATGGCGTGCTGTTTTGAGTGTGTCTCTTCCGAGCGGGGAGGGGTAGTACATAGCGGAATCCAACCGGAACGACTGTGTGGCCCTACTCGAAGAAGCGTGCCTCATGCTCTATTCCTGGGTGGCCGCCCCTGCACACGAGCCCGACATGGCGCCACGCGCTGACGCAGTCGCTCGAGCTGAGCGCGTCTGACCACCAGGAGACTGGCGGCGAGGCTGTGGACCATTCGTGGACCGGTCACCCGATAATCGGTGCGCGCAGAGGCAGTGACCTGTGCACATGTCTGAGACCGAAGCGCCCTCCGGAGCCGTTGCTGTACAGCAACGAAGTACAGCAACCAACTCCGCCCAGTAGCACGCCTTGGAAGCCCCAATGTGACTGCTATGACCGGCACTGACCGATCCAAATAGAGCTACGGATCAGATAGCCGTTCGCCGACTGTCTAGCTGACGCTGGGTTCCTTGGCTGGCACCCGTTGACCTGATCCCCGAGGGCACCACGAACCTGGGAGGGGTGCAAGGTCGTTCATCCGGCAGGGTGCTCCACCTTGCACCCCTCCCAGAACCGTGGCGGGCGGAGCCCATCAGGACAACGGGCACCGACCAAGGAGACGCCATGCAGGAAGCACACAGGCTGATGAAGTTCGCACTCGAAGCCACGCCGGACGGAGGCGCGAGGCTCCTGATTCGCACCATCGTCCCGGCCGAGGACGCACCCAGGGCGCTCTACGAGACCGTCATCGACATCGAGCCGCGCATGGCTGACATCGTGCGGAGCCAAGTACTGCGCGAGATCCCCGACCGGCCGAAGTCTCAGCGGTCCCGGGAAGAGATCAAGGCAGACGTCGCGCAGCGCATGGTCGAGATAGAGGTCGCGCTCTTCGGGTGAGCGTCACGGGCCCCGGCTCAGGTCGGGGCCCAGCCTCATCCGAAGGGGACTGCGGTACAGCACGGAAGTACAGCAACCGTGGCGACCGCAGGTGACGGTCCCGGACCGCTGCCAACCCCATGACCAAGTCGGGAGACCTCAACGGACTTCGTGCCCGTAGTTCGCATAGAGGGGGCGTTACGCAAGATCTACCACAGGCGCCGTACTTGGCTGCCGGACGGCACCACCTGTCGGCTTGACTCGGCCGTTGAGACTCCGCTGATCGATCTGCCTCAATCAGCGATGCCGCGAAGATGGTGGTTGCAGATCGTCACGCATCACCTGTTGCAATGCTTCCATGCCTGCGAGAAACGGATCCCGTACCGCTGCATATTCGGCAGATTCCGGGCGAAGAGACTCGACAGCAAGGGTTTCTCGAATGACACGGAGCCGCTCAAAGACCGGTAGGGCGGTTTGATAGACGTGATCGGGTGCGACGATAGCCAATTCTCGCAGCATGGACGCGGCATCACTATGTTGAGGGTCGCTATGGAAGGCGTCGTGCACTCTGTCTCGTCGGACATCCGCCGGGTGATCACGAAACGCCCCAACGATCATCCTGCTGTGCGTATGCGCCAGAGACGTCAGGAAGCGTGCATATACACCCCGCTTCGTCTCGCCCCAGTATCGATCTTGTTCTCTGCGTGACCGAGCGAGATCCGTGACGAGCGTTGTCCCGACACCGAAGATGGCTCCGATGGCGGCAACCGCGAGAGTCCCCAGCTCCATACAGGAAGCGTACGACCCTCACAGGTTGACGAGGGCGAGTACGGATCGTTCGTAGATCCAATGGCTGGTGGCGTGCCCTCTGTCTACCGTCACCTATGAAGATCGAGTCGAATACGTGTCGAAGATGCACAACTTGATTGATCTACCAGCCAGGACTGCGCAGGTCAGCCATACGGTGACGCTGCACCAGGTGAGCGCCTTCTAAGCGCTTGGCCGCAGGTTCGAGTCCTGCCGGGGGCGCAAGTCTCCGCCCTCCCCTCGGGAGGGCGTTTTTGCTGTCTACCGCTCAACGGGCTCAGGCCCGGCGAGTTTGTCCAGAAGTCGGCGTTCCGC
Proteins encoded in this region:
- a CDS encoding single-stranded DNA-binding protein; this translates as MNETMVAVVGNVATQPVYRELATGASTRFRLAVTARYLDREKNVWTDGHTNFFTVWANRQLATNATASLNVGDPVVVQGRLRVRTDVREGQQPRTSVDIDAMAIGHDLARGTSAFRRAKPGEAVTVAGAGAAGQPEPDWETPGADAGAQRHPEPAAVT
- a CDS encoding YfjP family GTPase translates to MTAVTDQDQDHTEPTDHPDRADHADHAGVGDSGPAPAEDAVSDDVSETASAEGASEGDGPGDAEADSNADSNADGDVDRGAAGDKPAGDTVPEEPARTEERSDGRHARVKAESEGSWDDGLIARRVTEETAAAQPVVLETRASAPQTVTPLAYDGPLRSRLDALRELVGLSRTRLDSRTLSEAGRVLDEAAARRRLSGQHTVVAIAGATGSGKSQLFNTLAGVTISETGVRRPTTAAPIVCSWSDGAATLIDRLGVPGRLRRRPVQSAQSEAQLRGLVLVDLPDHDSAAVQHREQVDRILALVDAVIWVVDPEKYADAVLHERYLRPMAGHAEIMFVVLNQIDRLPGEAAEQVLDDLRRLLDEDGIALGEYGEPGATVLALSALTGDGIGELREALGQFVAERGAPARRIAADVDAAAWRLRPVYATGRRTGLSEEARDEFAARLAEAVGATAAGEAAERAWLRNAGRACGTPWLRLWRWYEDRREPATGRVLLRAQADEEATARQRVEQAVRTLAERASTGLPAPWAQAVREAAVRGSQGLPEALDELAVRAGLPPGRPPRPGWWPAAVLAQASMTVLQVLGGLWLLGQIIGFMAPNLGVPVLLMVAGIVGGPLVEWSCRIAARGPARRYGTEAERRLREAAAGCGRARVLDPVAAELLRYREVREQYGRVVGV
- a CDS encoding dynamin family protein, encoding MVTLDVRPQLLDALSALRDRVAAARFPLPLAGAPRARANRDELLAQLDDYLVPRLRQPEAPLLAVVGGSTGAGKSTLVNSLVGRRVSEAGVLRPTTRTPVLVCHPEDHHWFSGMRVLPDLTRVWVPQQEPDDELLLPGENPARVLRIETADTLPPGLALLDAPDIDSLVADNRVLAAELICAADIWVMVTTAARYADAVPWHLLRTAKEYRATLVTVLDRVPHQVVSEVSRQYGALLTKAGLGDVPRFTVPELPESAWGGGLLPATAVASLRTWLVQQAQDPAARQHSLARTAYGVLDSLKSRMPELAGAAAAQYAAALRLTSAVDSAYDSEYARVRGRLQTGAVLAGDALKRWRAFPLDCTASELLDALVESLGALLLCAITAADERIDEAWRREPAADAPELSGRDPSLESAEHRIGMAVRRWRRELEEFAEEEIRDLDRSVAPDPEVIAALVATALLGGRRARPGGEGLAERIGAHGALRLRDRGGRLLADHLDRVMHAERERRLAPLDALEVHPEPQAELIAALSVLQKER
- a CDS encoding nuclease-related domain-containing protein — protein: MSHLTVNSWKRHGKDRLYVNLPDGTAVAWADRPTKVITIKVEKYRREAVALLRRYLGDSATIRPPSQQSGPAAVAPSAGRSHPRSDVRSVPPQRDRPTPLPDLTVADDLAENRPGAAVLETIAARGPSAADRLWSRMLRRPSEWDSWYTGLAGERRVGRELQRLTAHGWRVLHGVPKSNGGDIDHLLIGPGGVFAINTKHHQGASVWVGDTMAKVNNGQPVPYAAASKAEAAYVQGVLERHCGFPVPVEPVLVFVGITALHRAATQYTVRIYQEREVSALAPLTGKLTPDQVERIYAVARHRRAWLRP